One Triplophysa rosa linkage group LG21, Trosa_1v2, whole genome shotgun sequence DNA segment encodes these proteins:
- the kansl2 gene encoding KAT8 regulatory NSL complex subunit 2 isoform X2, whose amino-acid sequence MNRIRIHVLPSSRGRVTQAVRTQEPQTCSYTQRPCSHPRLEGFEFCIKHILEDKNAPYKQCSYVSNKNGKRCPNAALKPDKKDGVTFCAEHARRNALVQQAQMRKVSSGPSPEVLLSQLSGYSRPDSGAEGRSEASRILDDDSWSEEEQDPVVLDPTWRGDPDSEAESLDSDHEDPLKHAGVYTAEEVALITREKLIRLQSLYIDQFKRLQHLLKEKKRRYLHGRKIEHETIGNSLLTGPEGLSTKERENLKKLKALRRYRHRYGVEALLHRQLRERRQAITEGGAPQALRSGQRCISFVEGTRCSNQCLPMTQHCVSHIYQDSSQVLFKMCPGLKDVPCDRPVHMGQSEEPRCSLHLILPPPMYQPEQESIAPEELAAAPTDMYLSAAELQPTENLPLEFSDDLDVEDEGLQCPPSPLLFDTALALEDQTIREIAEAPMDILTGEEQGLEAQDAELSERDEVSVEDQVESENLKAVGQVVTTQNSSRDF is encoded by the exons ATGAACAGGATTCGGATCCACGTGTTGCCGTCCAGCAGGGGAAGGGTGACCCAGGCTGTTCGAACCCAGGAGCCTCAAACCTGCTCCTACACCCAGAGACCCTGTTCACATCCTCGACTGGAGGGCTTTGAGTTCTGCATCAAGCACATACTTGAGGATAAGAATGCCCCGTACAAGCAGTGCAGTTATGTGTCCAATAAAAATGGCAAGCGCTGCCCCAATGCAGCCCTAAAACCAGACAAAAAAGATGG GGTTACGTTTTGTGCTGAGCACGCACGTAGAAATGCGTTGGTTCAGCAAGCTCAGATGCGTAAGGTGTCCTCGGGACCTTCCCCTGAAGTTCTGTTGTCTCAGCTCAGTGGCTACAGTCGGCCAGATTCTGGTGCAGAGGGGCGTAGTGAAGCTAGTCGCATACTAG ATGATGACAGCTGGAGTGAAGAGGAGCAGGATCCAGTTGTTTTGGATCCGACTTGGAGAGGAGACCCTGACAGTGAGGCTGAAAGTCTAGACAGTGACCATGAAGACCCTTTGAA GCATGCTGGCGTGTACACCGCAGAGGAGGTGGCACTCATAACACGTGAAAAGCTAATCAGACTCCAGTCCCTCTACATAGACCAGTTTAAACGTCTGCAACACTTATTGAAGGAAAAGAAGCGACGCTACCTGCATGGTCGCAAAATCGAGCACGAGACCATTG GGAACAGCCTGCTAACAGGCCCAGAGGGACTGTCCACAAAGGAGCGTGAAAACCTTAAAAAATTAAAGGCTTTGCGTCGTTATCGTCATCGCTATGGCGTGGAGGCCTTGCTGCATCGCCAGCTGAGAGAGCGCAGACAAGCAATTACAGAGGGTGGTGCACCACAG GCGCTGCGCTCCGGCCAAAGATGCATTTCATTTGTGGAAGGGACTCGCTGTTCAAATCAGTGCCTGCCGATGACACAACATTGTGTCTCTC ACATTTATCAAGACAGTAGCCAAGTTTTATTTAAGATGTGCCCTGGTCTGAAGGATGTCCCATGTGATCGTCCTGTACACATGGGACAGTCGGAGGAGCCTCGTTGTTCTTTGCACCTGATTTTGCCTCCACCCATGTACCAACCTGAACAGGAGTCTATTGCCCCGGAGGAACTAGCAGCTGCACCCACAGATATGTACCTTAGTGCCGCAGAGCTCCAGCCCACAGAAAATCTGCCATTGGAATTCAGTGAT GATCTTGATGTTGAAGATGAGGGTTTGCAGTGTCCTCCATCTCCCCTGCTGTTTGATACAGCCCTCGCTTTAGAAGACCAAACCATCAGAGAAATTGCAGAGGCTCCCATGGATATCCTGACAGGGGAAGAGCAGGGTCTTGAAGCCCAAGACGCAGAGCTTTCAGAAAGAGATGAGGTGTCTGTGGAAGATCAG GTTGAATCTGAAAATCTCAAAGCAGTTGGACAAGTGGTTACCACACAGAATTCTTCAAGAGACTTTTGA
- the kansl2 gene encoding KAT8 regulatory NSL complex subunit 2 isoform X1, with the protein MFVAMNRIRIHVLPSSRGRVTQAVRTQEPQTCSYTQRPCSHPRLEGFEFCIKHILEDKNAPYKQCSYVSNKNGKRCPNAALKPDKKDGVTFCAEHARRNALVQQAQMRKVSSGPSPEVLLSQLSGYSRPDSGAEGRSEASRILDDDSWSEEEQDPVVLDPTWRGDPDSEAESLDSDHEDPLKHAGVYTAEEVALITREKLIRLQSLYIDQFKRLQHLLKEKKRRYLHGRKIEHETIGNSLLTGPEGLSTKERENLKKLKALRRYRHRYGVEALLHRQLRERRQAITEGGAPQALRSGQRCISFVEGTRCSNQCLPMTQHCVSHIYQDSSQVLFKMCPGLKDVPCDRPVHMGQSEEPRCSLHLILPPPMYQPEQESIAPEELAAAPTDMYLSAAELQPTENLPLEFSDDLDVEDEGLQCPPSPLLFDTALALEDQTIREIAEAPMDILTGEEQGLEAQDAELSERDEVSVEDQVESENLKAVGQVVTTQNSSRDF; encoded by the exons ATGTTCGTCG CGATGAACAGGATTCGGATCCACGTGTTGCCGTCCAGCAGGGGAAGGGTGACCCAGGCTGTTCGAACCCAGGAGCCTCAAACCTGCTCCTACACCCAGAGACCCTGTTCACATCCTCGACTGGAGGGCTTTGAGTTCTGCATCAAGCACATACTTGAGGATAAGAATGCCCCGTACAAGCAGTGCAGTTATGTGTCCAATAAAAATGGCAAGCGCTGCCCCAATGCAGCCCTAAAACCAGACAAAAAAGATGG GGTTACGTTTTGTGCTGAGCACGCACGTAGAAATGCGTTGGTTCAGCAAGCTCAGATGCGTAAGGTGTCCTCGGGACCTTCCCCTGAAGTTCTGTTGTCTCAGCTCAGTGGCTACAGTCGGCCAGATTCTGGTGCAGAGGGGCGTAGTGAAGCTAGTCGCATACTAG ATGATGACAGCTGGAGTGAAGAGGAGCAGGATCCAGTTGTTTTGGATCCGACTTGGAGAGGAGACCCTGACAGTGAGGCTGAAAGTCTAGACAGTGACCATGAAGACCCTTTGAA GCATGCTGGCGTGTACACCGCAGAGGAGGTGGCACTCATAACACGTGAAAAGCTAATCAGACTCCAGTCCCTCTACATAGACCAGTTTAAACGTCTGCAACACTTATTGAAGGAAAAGAAGCGACGCTACCTGCATGGTCGCAAAATCGAGCACGAGACCATTG GGAACAGCCTGCTAACAGGCCCAGAGGGACTGTCCACAAAGGAGCGTGAAAACCTTAAAAAATTAAAGGCTTTGCGTCGTTATCGTCATCGCTATGGCGTGGAGGCCTTGCTGCATCGCCAGCTGAGAGAGCGCAGACAAGCAATTACAGAGGGTGGTGCACCACAG GCGCTGCGCTCCGGCCAAAGATGCATTTCATTTGTGGAAGGGACTCGCTGTTCAAATCAGTGCCTGCCGATGACACAACATTGTGTCTCTC ACATTTATCAAGACAGTAGCCAAGTTTTATTTAAGATGTGCCCTGGTCTGAAGGATGTCCCATGTGATCGTCCTGTACACATGGGACAGTCGGAGGAGCCTCGTTGTTCTTTGCACCTGATTTTGCCTCCACCCATGTACCAACCTGAACAGGAGTCTATTGCCCCGGAGGAACTAGCAGCTGCACCCACAGATATGTACCTTAGTGCCGCAGAGCTCCAGCCCACAGAAAATCTGCCATTGGAATTCAGTGAT GATCTTGATGTTGAAGATGAGGGTTTGCAGTGTCCTCCATCTCCCCTGCTGTTTGATACAGCCCTCGCTTTAGAAGACCAAACCATCAGAGAAATTGCAGAGGCTCCCATGGATATCCTGACAGGGGAAGAGCAGGGTCTTGAAGCCCAAGACGCAGAGCTTTCAGAAAGAGATGAGGTGTCTGTGGAAGATCAG GTTGAATCTGAAAATCTCAAAGCAGTTGGACAAGTGGTTACCACACAGAATTCTTCAAGAGACTTTTGA
- the mlh3 gene encoding DNA mismatch repair protein Mlh3 has translation MIFVRTVGFSEPPEDQTLPSLNPFGFMQHLPSQLYTFRCRPRQERSCGRAMIRSLPTDVRAQLRSGVTIFSLQQCVEELILNSIDSGATCVAIKMDIGACRVQVIDNGSGMCREDMEKVGIRYNSSKCSTLEDLDNLRFYGFRGEALSSIISLSETVDINSRTKQTVKTYVKTFNEGKESDVVEAQAVRPSSGTTVSVYNLFYNMPVRRKRLDAVLETERIRQRLEAIALMHPSVSFTFKNENSSHMVVQLSKTRNTYYRFVQIHGLSRAQKLGEVSYVHEQFELTGHVGREGHYNNSLQFLFVNGRLLLKTRIHKLLNRLLKRVSSGAKQNNSLTSPPSTASPKQRSTADLYGVYVLNVKCNYAEYDICLEPAKSLIEFKDWDNVLTCVEEGVKSFIIKENLETEVMDDADGPTSSPVRRVKTPAEVRNLNVEETLEGFEALTENKDNADGMEVSGGVQIVVSRNTESYSSEESETEKAVQNVTLPARTIPIVSEMNNNRKKDDIYDKHDANVICAKNYSTDINNNKLTESKSCKISILNEKSSGDSLKHFSAPNKLFPPKRKLLLNDSERGEPDSHNFYGPSTKMVKTAAPRKLTLSFEAGSLDKFRKLFGKDAEKKTPTMDESGGLHPDSSQKANDFSEGSSVDVDGLIRTDCENDENNIDSTGDIAGSVSAHSKCSAKSSPWNRGDKISLAAKCSHLKQSKVAFKIPQRQQLHPKTLDSPGDVLFESSGTVDSAVNNSPKDIPFIVLTEQSSKIPHAVEDSHLYTSSMTTSGGGVNFGEEAGITSQCDPLSHNVRDEGQTINESDEVIPVSSNWLAHYDNSLGKLVYINQVTGLSKYNSPLVDTQVPCTTDVTNMVVSVISKTGFEYRCYPFQTNIVLPFLPKPRAERPFCLLIDSKEDVQGPNSLSTLFSEWTNPVFIRPPEVALDVTSGQAEGLAVKIHNILFSYRFTKNMIHTMRVINQVDKKFLACLINATDQETSKSSKNEGNLLVLVDQHAAHERVRLEGLVADSYEDDPDTPGKKRLCSSSVTPPLEISVTEEEMRLLRSCQAFLSDLALDVSFQKSESLNVFLERLPTCFIEKESTELRRGRRSVIKTIAEEYLREQIDLLRLTGRVRGMLPLTVHNVLAQQACHGAIKFNHILSKEECCSLVSSLSSCQLPFQCAHGRPSIIPIADLHHIEGQEHLPKPNLRKLRRMYKAWQLYGKDKSLS, from the exons ATGATTTTTGTTCGTACGGTAGGTTTTTCTGAGCCACCAGAAGACCAGACCCTTCCTTCTTTAAATCCATTTGGCTTTATGCAGCATCTGCCATCACAGCTTTATACCTTTCGATGTCGTCCACGGCAGGAGCGTTCCTGTGGTCGTGC AATGATCAGGAGTTTACCCACAGATGTTCGAGCACAACTGCGCTCCGGCGTAACAATCTTCTCATTGCAGCAGTGTGTGGAAGAGCTCATATTGAACAGCATTGACTCTGGAGCAACATGCGTTGCTATCAAAATGGACATAGGGGCCTGCAGGGTGCAGGTGATCGACAACGGCTCAGGAATGTGTCGGGAGGATATGGAGAAAGTGGGAATCAGATACAACTCGAGCAAATGCAGTACACTGGAAGATCTGGATAACCTCCGCTTTTATGGGTTCAGGGGAGAGGCTCTTTCTAGTATTATCTCTCTTTCTGAGACGGTTGACATAAACTCTAGAACTAAACAAACTGTGAAAACCTACGTTAAAACGTTTAATGAAGGAAAAGAATCAGATGTTGTTGAAGCGCAGGCTGTCCGTCCATCCTCAGGGACAACCGTATCAGTCTACAACCTCTTCTACAACATGCCAGTCAGAAGAAAAAGACTAGATGCTGTTTTGGAAACTGAACGTATCCGTCAGAGATTGGAGGCCATAGCCTTAATGCATCCATCAGTGTCATTcacattcaaaaatgaaaactcctCCCACATGGTAGTACAGCTTTCCAAAACACGTAATACTTATTACAGGTTTGTTCAGATTCATGGCTTGAGTCGAGCTCAGAAGCTTGGAGAGGTCAGTTACGTACATGAGCAGTTTGAACTGACTGGTCACGTTGGTCGTGAAGGTCACTACAACAACAGTTTGCAATTCTTATTTGTAAACGGGAGGCTTCTTTTGAAGACACGCATTCATAAACTACTCAACCGCCTCCTGAAGAGAGTAAGCAGCGGagccaaacaaaacaacagccTGACTTCACCGCCCTCAACAGCAAGCCCTAAACAAAGGAGCACTGCTGATCTATATGGAGTCTATGTGTTAAACGTCAAATGTAACTACGCTGAATATGACATATGCCTGGAACCAGCCAAGTCCCTTATTGAGTTTAAAGACTGGGATAATGTTCTTACCTGTGTTGAGGAAGGGGTTAAATCATTCATTATTAAGGAAAACTTGGAAACAGAGGTGATGGACGACGCTGATGGTCCAACAAGTAGTCCAGTGAGGAGGGTGAAAACCCCTGCGGAAGTACGAAACCTCAACGTTGAAGAAACGCTTGAAGGATTTGAAGCACTGACTGAGAACAAGGATAATGCAGACGGTATGGAAGTCTCTGGTGGCGTTCAAATTGTGGTTTCAAGAAACACAGAAAGTTACTCAAGTGAAGAATCAGAGACAGAGAAGGCGGTTCAGAATGTCACTCTGCCTGCACGGACCATACCCATTGTCTCAGAAATGAATAACAATCGCAAAAAAGATGACATATATGACAAACATGATGCGAATGTAATCTGTGCAAAAAATTACTCAACAgatattaacaacaacaaactgACAGAAAGCAAAAGTTGCAAGATTTCAATACTGAATGAAAAATCCTCGGGAGATAGTTTGAAACACTTCAGTGCTCCTAACAAACTTTTTCCACCAAAGAGAAAATTGCTATTAAATGACAGTGAAAGAGGTGAGCCGGATTCGCACAATTTTTATGGTCCCAGCACAAAGATGGTCAAAACTGCGGCGCCGCGTAAATTAACTCTGTCTTTTGAAGCCGGATCTCTTGACAAGTTCAGAAAGTTGTTTGGGAAGGATGCAGAGAAAAAAACACCAACTATGGACGAAAGCGGTGGCTTGCATCCAGACTCTTCACAAAAAGCAAATGACTTCTCTGAAGGTTCTTCTGTAGATGTAGATGGTCTGATTAGAACTGATTGTGAAAATGATGAGAACAACATAGACAGTACAGGGGACATTGCAGGTTCTGTGTCTGCACATTCTAAATGTTCTGCTAAATCTTCACCGTGGAACAGGGGAGACAAAATATCATTGGCTGCCAAATGTTCACATTTGAAACAGAGCAAAGTAGCCTTCAAAATACCGCAGCGTCAACAATTACACCCAAAAACACTTGATTCTCCTGGAGATGTTTTGTTTGAATCTTCTGGAACGGTTGATTCAGCTGTCAATAATTCTCCTAAAGATATTCCATTCATTGTTCTTACTGAACAAAGCTCCAAAATACCTCATGCTGTAGAGGACTCACACCTCTACACCTCAAGTATGACTACCTCTGGAGGAGGTGTGAACTTTGGTGAGGAAGCTGGCATTACCTCTCAGTGTGATCCACTGTCCCACAATGTAAGAGATGAAGGCCAGACTATAAATGAAAGTGATGAAGTAATCCCAGTTTCCAGCAACTGGCTGGCCCATTATGACAATTCGTTAGGTAAGCTGGTTTACATCAACCAAGTCACAGGACTCAGCAAATACAACTCTCCTCTGGTGGACACTCAAGTGCCATGTACCACAGATGTTACTAACATGGTGGTCAGtgttatttcaaaaacag GATTTGAATACAGGTGTtacccatttcaaacaaataTTGTACTTCCCTTTCTGCCCAAGCCTAGAGCAGAGAGACCTTTTTGCTTACTGATAGACAGCAAAG agGATGTCCAAGGTCCAAATTCACTTTCAACTCTGTTTTCAGAATGGACAAACCCAGTGTTCATACGACCCCCAGAG GTTGCTTTGGATGTAACCAGTGGTCAAGCAGAGGGCCTTGCTGTGAAAATCCACAACATTCTTTTCTCCTACCGGTTTACCAAGAATATGATCCATACAATGAGA GTCATCAATCAAGTGGACAAGAAGTTTCTTGCTTGTTTGATAAATGCAACAGATCAAGAGACGTCCAAAAGCAGTAAAAATGAAG GAAATCTTCTTGTGTTGGTTGATCAACATGCTGCTCATGAAAGAGTTCGACTGGAGGGGTTGGTCGCAG ACTCCTATGAGGATGATCCAGACACACCTGGAAAAAAGAGGCTATGTTCCTCAAGTGTAACTCCACCCTTGGAGATCAGTGTGACGGAAGAGGAAATGAGACTTCTGAG GTCTTGTCAAGCCTTTCTAAGTGATCTTGCTTTAGATGTGAGCTTCCAGAAGAGTGAGTCACTGAATGTGTTTTTGGAGAGACTTCCCACATGTTTCATAGAGAAAGAGAGCACAGAGCTCCGCCGAGGAAGGCGGTCTGTTATTAAAACCATTGCAGAG GAGTACCTGAGGGAACAAATTGAC CTTCTACGCTTAACAGGAAGAGTGAGAGGAATGCTACCTTTAACAGTTCATAATGTACTTGCACAACAAGCTTGTCATG GAGCAATTAAGTTCAATCACATTTTGAGTAAAGAGGAGTGCTGTAGTCTGGTGAGCTCGCTGTCCTCTTGTCAGCTTCCCTTCCAGTGTGCCCATGGAAGACCTTCCATCATCCCAATCGCAGATCTTCACCACATAGAAGGTCAAGAG CATCTTCCCAAGCCAAATCTGAGGAAACTGAGAAGAATGTACAAGGCATGGCAGCTCTATGGAAAAGATAAATCTCTTTCATAA
- the tmem240a gene encoding transmembrane protein 240 isoform X1, with protein MHMITTTMIFMILGASVVMAIACLMDMNALLDRFHNYILPHLRGEDRVCHCNCGRHHVHYVIPYDGDHSLVDSSENYFVSDSVTKQEMDLMLGLLLGFCISWLLLWLDGALHCAVRAWRASRYYDTPSWSWLPQFCNLRDLRRRAQLRQLEDSSGNMVHIKQKLYHNGHPSPRHL; from the exons ATGCATATGATCACAACCACCATGATTTTTATGATCCTCGGTGCTTCAGTTGTAATG GCGATAGCGTGTTTAATGGACATGAACGCACTCCTGGACCGCTTTCACAACTACATCTTACCACATTTACGAGGGGAGGACCGCGTCTGTCATTGCAACTGTGGAAG GCATCATGTTCACTACGTAATTCCATATGACGGAGACCATTCGCTGGTGGACTCTTCTGAGAATTACTTTGTGAGTGACAGTGTGACCAAACAAGAGATGGACCTCATGCTGGGGTTGTTGCTGGGGTTCTGTATCAGCTGGCTGTTGTTGTGGCTGGATGGAGCTTTGCACTGTGCCGTGAGGGCCTGGAGAGCCAGTCGCTACTATG ATACCCCATCCTGGTCGTGGTTACCACAGTTCTGCAACCTTCGGGACCTCCGTAGACGTGCACAGCTTCGGCAGCTGGAGGATTCCAGTGGAAACATGGTGCACATTAAGCAGAAGCTTTATCATAACGGTCACCCCAGTCCCCGTCACCTCTGA
- the tmem240a gene encoding transmembrane protein 240 isoform X2, with the protein MDMNALLDRFHNYILPHLRGEDRVCHCNCGRHHVHYVIPYDGDHSLVDSSENYFVSDSVTKQEMDLMLGLLLGFCISWLLLWLDGALHCAVRAWRASRYYDTPSWSWLPQFCNLRDLRRRAQLRQLEDSSGNMVHIKQKLYHNGHPSPRHL; encoded by the exons ATGGACATGAACGCACTCCTGGACCGCTTTCACAACTACATCTTACCACATTTACGAGGGGAGGACCGCGTCTGTCATTGCAACTGTGGAAG GCATCATGTTCACTACGTAATTCCATATGACGGAGACCATTCGCTGGTGGACTCTTCTGAGAATTACTTTGTGAGTGACAGTGTGACCAAACAAGAGATGGACCTCATGCTGGGGTTGTTGCTGGGGTTCTGTATCAGCTGGCTGTTGTTGTGGCTGGATGGAGCTTTGCACTGTGCCGTGAGGGCCTGGAGAGCCAGTCGCTACTATG ATACCCCATCCTGGTCGTGGTTACCACAGTTCTGCAACCTTCGGGACCTCCGTAGACGTGCACAGCTTCGGCAGCTGGAGGATTCCAGTGGAAACATGGTGCACATTAAGCAGAAGCTTTATCATAACGGTCACCCCAGTCCCCGTCACCTCTGA